In Molothrus ater isolate BHLD 08-10-18 breed brown headed cowbird chromosome 7, BPBGC_Mater_1.1, whole genome shotgun sequence, one genomic interval encodes:
- the LANCL1 gene encoding glutathione S-transferase LANCL1, with translation MMAQRALPNPYADYDKSLATGYFDAAGRLTPEFTQRLNNKIRELLQQMEKGLKSADPHDCTAYTGWTGIALLYLHLFDVYGDPAYLQVAHEYVKKSLRCLTRRSITFLCGDAGPLAVAAVVYHKLQNQKQAEDCIIRLLHLHKADPRVPDELLYGRMGYLSALIFVNKHFGEEKIPQSHIQQVCEAVVASGENLAKKRNFTAKSPLMFEWYQEYYVGAAHGLAGIYYYLMQPGFGVSQVKLHNTVKPSVDYVCQLKFPSGNYPPCIGDTRDLLVHWCHGAPGVIYMLLQAYKVFGEQQYLNDALQCAEVIWQYGLLKKGYGLCHGTAGNAYAFLALYNLTQNMKYLYRACKFAEWCLSYGQHGCRTPDTPFSLFEGMAGTIYFLADLLVPTKAKFPAFEL, from the exons ATGATGGCGCAGCGGGCACTGCCGAACCCCTACGCGGACTATGACAAGTCCTTGGCCACCGGCTACTTCGACGCGGCCGGGCGG CTGACCCCCGAATTCACGCAGCGGCTGAATAACAAaatcagggagctgctgcagcagatggagaAGGGCCTCAAGTCCGCCGACCCGCATGACTGCACCGCGTACACTGGCTGGACAG GCATTGCTTTGCTGTATTTGCACCTGTTTGATGTGTATGGAGACCCAGCCTACCTTCAGGTGGCCCATGAGTACGTGAAGAAGAGCCTGAGGTGCCTGACCAGGAGATCCATCACATTCCTGTGTGGTGATGCTGGGCccctggcagtggctgctgttgTCTACCACAAGCTGCAGAACCAGAAGCAGGCAGAAGACTGCATCATCCG TTTGCTGCACCTGCACAAGGCTGACCCCCGAGTGCCAGATGAGCTCCTCTACGGGCGCATGGGCTATCTCTCTGCACTGATATTTGTGAACAAGCACTTCGGAGAGGAAAAGATCCCTCAGAGTCACATTCAGCAG GTTTGTGAAGCAGTTGTAGCCTCAGGAGAGAACTTAGCCAAAAAGAGGAACTTCACAGCAAAGAGCCCACTGATGTTTGAGTGGTACCAGGAGTACTATGTAGGAGCAGCCCATGGTTTGGCTGGGATCTACTACTATCTCATGCAG CCTGGCTTTGGAGTGAGCCAAGTAAAGCTGCACAACACAGTCAAGCCCAGTGTGGACTATGTCTGCCAGCTCAAGTTCCCATCTGGCAATTACCCTCCCTGCATCGGTGACACCAGAGACCTCCTCGTGCACTGGTGCCATGGAGCACCAGGTGTAATCTACATGCTTCTCCAGGCATACAAG GTCTTTGGGGAGCAGCAGTACCTGAATGATGCCCTGCAGTGTGCAGAAGTGATCTGGCAGTATGGGTTACTGAAGAAAGGCTACGGGCTgtgccatggcacagctggcaaTGCTTATGCCTTCCTGGCACTGTACAACCTCACTCAGAACATGAAATACCTCTACAGGGCCTGCAAG TTTGCAGAGTGGTGTTTAAGCTATGGGCAGCATGGGTGCCGGACTCCAGACACACCATTCTCTCTCTTTGAAG GAATGGCTGGAACAATTTACTTTCTTGCTGACCTGCTGGTGCCTACCAAGGCCAAGTTCCCTGCATTTGAACTCTGA